The Halosimplex litoreum genome has a window encoding:
- a CDS encoding enolase-like domain-containing protein, with the protein MSDLYDEIADLPLAVEGFDLDRHEMDTSAGFTRVTTVVELHGPDGKVGRGEDVAYDTEDHDRLREAHEGGALDWEFAGEYAFDEFSTALDDVELFPEPPEQETARQYRRWAVESAALDLALRQAETTFADALGRSYDPLRFVVSTRLDTEDDPSAERIHEWLDIDPAMEFKLDPTDEWTAALMDDLAATDSVRILDLKSYYEGTEVDTDADPERYRQVAEAFPDAVLEDAKFTDETEEILDGVADRLSWDYPVVDVESVENLPIEPEWLNIKPSRFGTVSDLLDTIEYCLERDITLYGGGQYELGVGREHLHAVASVFYPDGPNDIAPSAYHSPEPHADVPASPLAVPEDPVGLRWSRE; encoded by the coding sequence ATGAGCGACCTGTACGACGAGATAGCGGATCTCCCCCTCGCGGTCGAGGGATTCGACCTGGACCGCCACGAGATGGACACCTCCGCCGGGTTCACGCGCGTGACGACCGTCGTCGAACTGCACGGCCCCGACGGGAAAGTGGGCCGCGGCGAGGACGTCGCCTACGACACCGAGGACCACGACCGGCTGCGCGAGGCCCACGAGGGCGGCGCCCTCGACTGGGAGTTCGCCGGTGAGTACGCCTTCGACGAGTTCTCGACGGCGCTGGACGACGTCGAGCTGTTCCCCGAGCCGCCCGAACAGGAGACCGCCCGGCAGTACCGCCGATGGGCCGTCGAGAGCGCGGCACTGGATCTCGCGCTCCGACAGGCCGAGACGACGTTCGCCGACGCGCTCGGCCGGAGCTACGACCCCCTTCGGTTCGTCGTCTCGACGCGCCTCGACACCGAGGACGACCCCTCCGCCGAGCGGATCCACGAGTGGCTCGATATCGACCCCGCGATGGAGTTCAAGCTCGATCCCACCGACGAGTGGACCGCGGCGCTGATGGACGACCTCGCCGCGACCGACAGCGTGCGCATCCTCGACCTGAAGAGTTACTACGAGGGCACCGAGGTCGACACCGACGCCGACCCCGAACGCTACCGCCAGGTGGCCGAGGCGTTCCCCGACGCCGTGCTGGAGGACGCGAAGTTCACCGACGAGACCGAAGAGATCCTCGACGGCGTCGCCGACCGACTCTCCTGGGACTACCCGGTCGTCGACGTCGAGAGCGTCGAGAACCTGCCGATCGAGCCGGAGTGGCTGAACATCAAGCCCTCGCGCTTTGGCACCGTCTCCGACCTGCTCGACACGATCGAGTACTGTCTGGAACGCGATATCACGCTGTACGGCGGCGGCCAGTACGAACTCGGCGTCGGGCGCGAGCACCTCCACGCCGTCGCCTCGGTGTTCTACCCCGACGGTCCGAACGATATCGCGCCGAGCGCCTACCACAGTCCAGAGCCGCACGCGGACGTGCCTGCGAGCCCGCTGGCCGTGCCCGAGGATCCGGTCGGGCTGCGCTGGTCGCGGGAGTGA
- a CDS encoding TrmB family transcriptional regulator, translating into METKRLREALERAGLTEYQAAVYLGLLDRGTSPVVDVAERAGVPTSQVYDVVRTLEDRGFVETIERDRLHARADEPGDVLDELRSTGQLLATAADEIEDRWERPDPSEHRVSVVKRRRTVVENARAAIEDAEVSVEFGGSAAQFAELRPALAAAAERGVVVHASVNGPVADTDVSAERLANSPITEVRHSHSPGSFLTVVDRRQGFLSPNVHADEEYGVQVGDDLLTFLFHWSFLTCGWVPADRVHVADPDETAYISIEEFVRNAAVCWSEGATVAVAVRGRDTDTGDPVEIRGDLVDVRLGPDNGAVTDPTYDQLGGTVSIVVATDDGEVAVGGWGAVTEDVEAEVVRVEGVTE; encoded by the coding sequence ATGGAGACGAAACGACTCCGCGAGGCGCTGGAGCGCGCGGGCCTGACGGAGTACCAGGCGGCCGTCTACCTGGGGTTGCTCGACCGGGGGACGTCGCCGGTCGTCGACGTGGCCGAGCGGGCCGGCGTCCCCACATCACAGGTGTACGACGTAGTGCGGACGCTGGAGGACCGCGGGTTCGTCGAGACGATCGAACGGGACCGTCTGCACGCTCGCGCCGACGAACCCGGTGACGTGCTCGACGAGCTGCGCTCGACGGGGCAGTTGCTGGCGACGGCCGCCGACGAGATCGAGGACCGCTGGGAGCGGCCGGACCCCAGCGAACACCGCGTCAGCGTCGTCAAGCGTCGCCGGACCGTCGTCGAGAACGCCCGCGCCGCTATCGAGGACGCCGAGGTCTCCGTCGAGTTCGGTGGGAGCGCCGCGCAGTTCGCCGAGCTCCGTCCCGCGCTGGCGGCCGCCGCCGAGCGCGGCGTCGTCGTCCACGCCTCGGTCAACGGCCCCGTCGCCGACACCGACGTGTCCGCAGAGCGCCTCGCGAACAGCCCCATCACCGAAGTGCGCCACTCCCACTCGCCCGGCTCCTTCCTCACCGTCGTCGACCGCCGGCAGGGCTTCCTCTCACCGAACGTCCACGCCGACGAGGAGTACGGCGTCCAGGTCGGCGACGACCTGCTCACCTTCCTCTTTCACTGGTCGTTTCTCACTTGCGGGTGGGTCCCGGCCGACCGGGTCCACGTCGCCGACCCCGACGAGACCGCCTACATCAGCATCGAGGAGTTCGTCCGCAACGCCGCCGTCTGCTGGAGCGAGGGCGCCACCGTCGCAGTCGCCGTCCGCGGCCGCGACACCGACACCGGCGACCCCGTCGAGATCCGCGGCGACCTGGTCGACGTCCGCTTGGGCCCCGACAACGGCGCCGTCACCGACCCGACCTACGACCAGCTCGGCGGAACCGTCTCGATCGTCGTCGCGACCGACGACGGCGAGGTCGCAGTCGGCGGCTGGGGCGCCGTCACCGAGGACGTGGAGGCCGAGGTCGTCCGCGTCGAAGGCGTCACGGAGTAG
- a CDS encoding glycoside hydrolase family 9 protein — MADDSERWVSRRALLAAGVSGVTAVAGCPSGSGSTAAPGDGGAAADGDEGATSTEPPSGGDGGGDGPATDAAATEAAESGVDPGGPGGAVLVDQVGYRPGDAKTAVVRADAATFSVVDAESGETVASGDLSEPTDDDASGDTVRHAAFDGVTEPGTYRLTVGDGAVASHEFDVGASVYGRTLAEICRRYTLRRANTRIDDSVTGLEYGPGHPQDREARTYFADEFHDEGDRIDARGGWYDAGDYGKYVTPGAVTVAQLLLAYERNPDTFQSEQLALPEGVSTADREAGLPDLLAEAKFELEWLERMQRPDGAAYHKVAGQSWPAMDTRPTEDTQPRYVFGLSTYGTGMVAGVMAMAARVYREFDADFADRLLANARDAFAFLESNPDPIFRRDDGQNDGSGGYAKETDRTERFWAAAELLKTTDESRFADYLETQVAPQFEATPPAVSWVNTLLLGHWAYYTAEAADPDRRSAVGERLVAEADRLVEHVRSEGYRVALSTDQYYWASAKLAVAQGCTLLLANDVEAREAYVDAALDQVHYVLGRAPTGRSYVTGSGEAAPENPHSRTVESTGVDVPGNLVGGPNAEGGDPALDELIETEDPPPAKCYLDETASYASNEPAIDYAAPLVVALAEVTPASAVGVR; from the coding sequence ATGGCAGACGATAGCGAACGGTGGGTTTCGCGGCGGGCGCTGCTCGCCGCGGGCGTATCGGGTGTGACGGCGGTCGCAGGCTGTCCGAGCGGCAGTGGGTCGACGGCGGCGCCCGGTGACGGCGGCGCCGCCGCCGACGGCGACGAGGGTGCGACGTCGACCGAACCGCCGAGTGGTGGCGACGGGGGCGGCGACGGGCCGGCGACCGACGCCGCGGCGACGGAGGCGGCCGAGAGCGGTGTCGACCCGGGCGGGCCGGGCGGAGCGGTCCTCGTCGACCAGGTCGGGTATCGACCTGGCGACGCCAAAACCGCCGTCGTGCGCGCTGACGCGGCGACCTTCTCGGTCGTCGACGCCGAGAGCGGGGAGACGGTGGCCAGCGGTGACCTCTCCGAACCGACCGACGACGACGCCTCCGGCGACACGGTTCGCCACGCCGCTTTCGACGGCGTGACCGAACCCGGAACCTACCGGCTCACCGTCGGCGACGGCGCCGTCGCCTCCCACGAGTTCGACGTCGGCGCGAGCGTCTACGGCCGGACCCTGGCGGAGATCTGCCGGCGCTACACGCTCCGACGGGCCAACACCCGGATCGACGACTCCGTGACCGGGCTCGAATACGGGCCGGGTCACCCCCAGGACCGTGAGGCCCGCACGTACTTCGCCGACGAGTTTCACGACGAGGGCGACCGGATCGACGCCCGTGGCGGGTGGTACGACGCCGGCGACTACGGCAAGTACGTGACGCCGGGGGCGGTGACGGTCGCGCAGTTGCTGCTGGCCTACGAACGCAATCCCGACACCTTCCAGTCGGAGCAACTGGCGCTGCCCGAGGGCGTCTCGACGGCCGACCGCGAGGCCGGACTGCCGGACCTGCTCGCCGAGGCGAAGTTCGAACTCGAGTGGTTAGAGCGGATGCAGCGGCCGGACGGCGCCGCTTACCACAAGGTCGCCGGGCAAAGCTGGCCGGCGATGGACACCCGACCGACCGAGGACACCCAGCCGCGGTACGTCTTCGGGCTCTCGACGTACGGGACCGGGATGGTCGCCGGCGTGATGGCGATGGCGGCCCGCGTCTACCGCGAGTTCGACGCCGACTTCGCCGACCGGCTGCTCGCGAACGCTCGCGACGCCTTCGCCTTTCTCGAATCGAACCCCGACCCGATATTCCGCCGCGACGACGGTCAGAACGACGGTTCCGGCGGGTACGCCAAGGAGACCGACCGCACGGAACGGTTCTGGGCCGCCGCGGAACTGCTGAAGACGACCGACGAGTCCCGCTTCGCCGACTATCTCGAGACCCAGGTCGCCCCGCAGTTCGAGGCGACGCCGCCGGCGGTCTCGTGGGTGAACACCCTCCTGCTGGGCCACTGGGCCTACTACACGGCCGAGGCGGCCGACCCGGACCGTCGGTCGGCGGTCGGCGAGCGCCTCGTCGCCGAGGCCGATCGACTGGTCGAACACGTTCGGTCGGAGGGGTACCGCGTCGCGCTGTCGACCGACCAGTACTACTGGGCGTCGGCGAAGCTGGCGGTCGCGCAGGGCTGTACGCTCCTGCTTGCGAACGACGTCGAGGCTCGCGAGGCGTACGTCGACGCCGCGCTCGACCAGGTCCACTACGTTCTCGGGCGGGCACCGACGGGCCGCTCGTACGTCACGGGCTCGGGCGAGGCCGCCCCGGAGAACCCCCACAGCCGGACCGTCGAGAGCACCGGCGTCGACGTCCCGGGGAACCTCGTCGGCGGCCCGAACGCCGAGGGCGGTGACCCGGCACTCGACGAGTTGATCGAGACCGAGGACCCGCCGCCGGCCAAGTGCTACCTCGACGAGACGGCCTCCTACGCCTCGAACGAACCCGCCATCGACTACGCCGCGCCGCTGGTCGTCGCGCTGGCGGAGGTGACCCCCGCCTCGGCCGTCGGCGTCCGGTAA
- a CDS encoding DUF4870 domain-containing protein yields the protein MTSDESTEANGSDETGEAIEGQSTSGQSTGGHSSVQTGGQAGGQASGHSAGPAANEPNTEMTGPAAGGTDLEPNVAAAIAYLFAPLTGIVMLLLEGDEDDFVRFHSLQSIGFGAVAVATWVAIGVVMGILTVIPFVGDIFAVLVLPLNAVVGLGLFAVWLLLILRAYQGERYGLPVLGPIAASD from the coding sequence ATGACGAGTGACGAGTCCACCGAAGCGAACGGCTCCGACGAGACCGGGGAGGCCATCGAGGGGCAGTCGACGAGTGGGCAGTCGACGGGCGGCCACAGCAGTGTCCAGACGGGTGGGCAAGCCGGCGGGCAGGCGAGTGGCCACTCTGCCGGGCCGGCCGCGAACGAACCGAACACCGAGATGACCGGGCCGGCCGCGGGCGGGACGGACCTGGAGCCCAACGTCGCGGCGGCGATCGCGTACCTGTTCGCGCCGCTGACGGGTATCGTCATGCTGCTGCTCGAGGGCGACGAGGACGACTTCGTCCGCTTTCACTCGCTCCAGAGCATCGGCTTCGGCGCGGTCGCCGTCGCCACCTGGGTCGCGATCGGCGTCGTCATGGGGATCCTCACGGTGATACCGTTCGTCGGCGACATCTTTGCGGTCCTGGTGTTGCCGCTGAACGCCGTCGTCGGCCTGGGACTGTTCGCCGTCTGGCTGTTGCTGATCCTCAGGGCCTACCAGGGCGAACGCTACGGGCTGCCGGTACTCGGACCGATCGCCGCGTCGGACTGA
- a CDS encoding DUF367 family protein translates to MELHVRYEGDDDPEKCSARRLAQFDDAELHRSTRATPPGIVLNPFADRALSPADREGTGNRRDRLVALDCSWETAEREAFDLEGVHRSLPFLVAGNPVNYGTAFQLNTVEAFAGALCILGEREQAEEILGRFSWGHTFLELNEEPLGRYAACADSADVLAVQDDYLAEEGE, encoded by the coding sequence GTGGAGCTACACGTCCGCTACGAGGGCGACGACGACCCCGAGAAGTGCTCGGCTCGCCGGCTGGCGCAGTTCGACGACGCCGAGTTACACCGCTCGACGCGGGCGACGCCCCCCGGAATCGTCCTCAACCCCTTCGCCGACCGGGCGCTCTCGCCCGCCGACCGCGAGGGAACGGGGAACCGCCGCGACCGCCTCGTCGCCCTCGACTGCTCGTGGGAGACCGCCGAACGCGAGGCGTTCGACCTGGAGGGAGTTCATCGCTCGCTGCCCTTCCTCGTCGCCGGCAACCCGGTCAACTACGGGACGGCCTTCCAGCTGAACACCGTCGAAGCCTTCGCCGGCGCGCTCTGTATCCTCGGCGAACGCGAGCAGGCCGAAGAGATCCTCGGCCGGTTCTCGTGGGGGCACACCTTCCTCGAACTCAACGAGGAACCGCTGGGCCGGTACGCGGCGTGTGCCGACTCGGCCGACGTGCTCGCCGTGCAGGACGACTACCTCGCCGAGGAGGGCGAGTAA
- a CDS encoding redoxin domain-containing protein, translating to MLSEGAAAPAVDLPGYVDGERRRVDLDDYLGEGIVVLAFYPADFNPACTMQESDLGDLDLFTMQKDVSVFGVSPDSTYSHEAFAERYGLHVPLLSDREGEAADAYGVRTENEVGEALVRRAVFVVDHRGTVQYARAAEDLETPLDVAPVKAAVGDIGGDDTALERYRVGHGHYGEGREIFRTAMAAYEDREWMDARNGFRDAEPDFSAAADHFDTAVRFAETADFETVVDRTEEKADTLAHAASWLADSADALASGRGKQGRQYREDAQRLLDAATDLSEPPEPDAFRLTADEIELGDSVVVDPDEEEGYDWRADDAGDVDTGLAVDDADLDAAVDGETDDYEPADEPDTVEGDLEMDLDAVDAADDGDGESAAEGSNVEGDTVEGDLEMDLDAVDAAADEGDGAGGEPDRPDGAADATTEPDAAPVSREGSDTDADAAAAATETDEDGSGGDEPDEGSDSDVEELDLADPTEVDDEDEEEDERANWDIPGR from the coding sequence ATGCTATCGGAGGGTGCGGCGGCGCCAGCGGTCGACCTGCCGGGGTACGTCGACGGCGAGCGCCGGCGCGTGGACCTCGACGACTATCTGGGCGAGGGGATCGTCGTCCTCGCGTTCTATCCGGCCGATTTCAATCCGGCCTGCACGATGCAGGAGTCCGACCTGGGAGATCTGGATCTGTTCACGATGCAGAAAGACGTGTCGGTGTTCGGGGTCTCACCGGACAGCACCTACAGCCACGAGGCCTTCGCCGAGCGCTACGGGCTGCACGTCCCGCTGTTGAGCGACCGCGAGGGCGAGGCCGCCGACGCCTACGGCGTGAGGACCGAAAACGAGGTCGGCGAGGCCCTCGTCCGACGGGCCGTCTTCGTCGTCGACCACCGCGGCACCGTCCAGTACGCCCGGGCGGCCGAGGACTTGGAGACGCCGCTCGACGTGGCGCCGGTCAAGGCGGCCGTCGGCGACATCGGCGGCGACGACACCGCGCTGGAGCGCTACCGCGTCGGGCACGGCCACTACGGGGAGGGCCGCGAGATCTTCCGCACGGCGATGGCCGCATACGAGGACCGCGAGTGGATGGACGCACGCAACGGGTTTCGGGACGCAGAGCCCGACTTCTCCGCCGCGGCCGACCACTTCGACACGGCCGTGCGCTTCGCCGAGACCGCGGACTTCGAGACGGTGGTCGACCGCACGGAGGAGAAAGCCGACACGCTCGCCCACGCGGCCAGCTGGCTGGCCGACTCGGCGGACGCCCTCGCCAGCGGCCGCGGCAAGCAGGGCAGGCAGTACCGCGAGGACGCTCAACGGCTGCTCGACGCCGCGACCGACCTCTCGGAGCCCCCCGAGCCCGACGCCTTCCGGCTGACCGCCGACGAGATCGAACTTGGCGACTCCGTCGTCGTCGACCCCGACGAGGAGGAGGGCTACGACTGGCGGGCCGACGACGCCGGCGACGTCGACACCGGGCTGGCCGTCGACGACGCCGATCTGGACGCCGCCGTCGACGGCGAGACCGACGACTACGAACCGGCCGACGAACCGGACACAGTCGAGGGTGATCTGGAGATGGACCTCGACGCCGTCGACGCGGCCGACGACGGGGACGGCGAGAGCGCGGCGGAGGGATCGAACGTCGAGGGCGACACCGTCGAGGGCGACCTGGAGATGGACCTCGACGCCGTGGACGCGGCCGCCGACGAAGGCGACGGGGCAGGCGGTGAGCCCGACCGACCGGACGGAGCAGCCGACGCGACGACCGAACCGGACGCCGCGCCCGTGTCCCGCGAGGGGTCGGACACCGACGCCGACGCCGCGGCGGCGGCGACCGAGACCGACGAAGACGGGTCCGGCGGCGACGAACCGGACGAGGGCAGTGATTCGGACGTCGAGGAGCTCGACCTGGCCGACCCGACCGAGGTCGACGACGAGGACGAGGAGGAAGACGAGCGGGCGAACTGGGACATCCCCGGTCGGTAG
- a CDS encoding nuclear transport factor 2 family protein, whose product MTDGAERARAYYRALDQGEYDALTALLAPEFVHDRPDMRLEGRERFVEFVREERPQTDTDHRVEAVFAVREDTESRDGEAGGSIAVQGRLLAADGSVITGFVDVFSLDDAGIDRIETYTD is encoded by the coding sequence ATGACCGACGGCGCCGAGCGAGCGCGGGCGTACTACCGGGCGCTCGACCAGGGCGAGTACGACGCGCTCACGGCCCTGCTCGCTCCCGAATTCGTTCACGACCGGCCGGATATGCGGCTGGAGGGGCGCGAGCGCTTCGTCGAGTTCGTGCGCGAGGAGCGACCGCAGACGGACACCGACCACCGGGTCGAGGCGGTGTTCGCGGTCCGGGAAGACACGGAGAGTCGGGACGGCGAGGCCGGTGGGAGCATCGCCGTTCAGGGACGACTGCTCGCCGCCGACGGCTCGGTGATCACCGGCTTCGTCGACGTCTTCTCGCTGGACGACGCCGGGATCGACCGGATCGAGACGTACACCGACTGA